In Vitreoscilla filiformis, the genomic stretch GAGCCGGCCCCGCCACCAAGCCGCCCAGCACAGCCATACCACCTGCCATACCGAAGCCGCCAGCCGCTAAAGAGCCACCACCCAGCCAAGCCAAAGTCGCATTGGTTGCTGCTGCACCGCCCAGGCTGGCAATTGCTGTTCCCGTTGAAGCTGAAGCTAGCATACCGACACTGCCGTAAGCTCCCAATCCCATCAGTGCGCCGCTGGCTGCGCCGGAAGCGAGACCTTTTTCGATATCCAGGCTCCCGATAACCATTTTCTCCATTTGTGGCAAGTTGAGCTCTTCAATCATTTGCTCGAATCCAGATATATTGGATCCTGCTTTTTTCTTTCTGCTCTTGATGGCGTCAACAAGATATTTAATTTGGTTGGAAAAGATGTGTACTTTTAACTTGCCCAGCTCTTGCAGCATGGCATTTGTTTTCTCTCTTTCTTGCTCAAGCGAGAGAACGGCTTCTTCATGTTTGCGTTTGGCTCGGTTCCCGATGCGCTCGGCACGTTCAAAGTCTTCTTTGGCATCAAGGCCCTTTTTGATGCCAATGCCGCCAGCCAGCAGAGCTGCACCGGCAAGAATGAATGGGATAGGCATGATGTTTTTCCAAAGCGCCGGGTTAAAAGTTAGGAGGCAGGCGCTGAATGCCTCAGCCTAACTTTGATTGACATCAGACAACTTTTTCAGTTGTCACTAAGTAATTTTAATATTTTTAGTTATCCAAAAAACTTATGGCTAAGCGACTGGGTTAGTTGCTCTGCATTGCTGGCCATTTCTTGCATCTTTGCCATATATCGTGCAACTTTTTTTGTGACTTGCACATATTTTTGCTGCCGATCTTTTGATGGTATTTGAATGGGTAGGGTTTTTAGGTCTTTGTAGTAGACCGCAAAAACGCTGGTGGTTCCCGATTTTCTGGTTTCTAGTTCTTGCTTTAGCAGAGGAAGTTGAAACTGCATGGCAATGACTTCAGGGGCGATCATCGAGTTCAGCCGCAACCGCATGATATTGTTGTTAAAAATGACGCCGTCACCGCCATCCCATATTGCAGTTTTGCCAACGAGTTCACGAGAGTTGCGGGTGTTAAAAAGCAAATCGCCACGCCTGAGTTCAAACTGCGCTATTTCTTCCGGTGAAGCGTTGGTGCCCTGAATTTTCTTGTGCAAAATTTTCCCATCGTTGGAGATTGCATCCATTCGCAAATAGGGTGTTGGTAGATTCCAGCCAAATTCTTCTGCGGATCGAACGAGTCCAAGCTTTGTTGACTCAACAAGCTCCGACAACTCCAAACTCGGCCATTGATATGGGTTTTCAACAGGGTCGCCAAATATTTCAACATAGGCAGCCCGCAAAAACTCATCCGCCAACCGCATAGCTTCTTGTCGCTTACTGCGCAGGCTGTCTGCTTTGCTGAGAACGGCTGTAATGCGACGCTGTTCGATCAAACTGGGTAGTGCAACCTCGTGCTCCCAGAGAATCCTCATAGAAACTCTCGGCATTTTTGCCCCATCAACCTGCTGACTAACCCACTGCAAAAAGTATGGAGACTTCAGGTATGCAGCTAAGTACTCCCGCGTCACTATATTCTGATTTGGGCGCATCGGCACTAATTCTGATGTGCAAAAACCGGGGGAATCCGGCAAATAAACCTTATTAAGATAGGGGCGCAGCTTTGAGTAAAGGACATTGCCATCATCAAATCGGTTGGTTGAGTTGCCAATTTCTGCAATGGAAACAAAATCTTTGGACAACAAAACTCCAGTATTTGGCTCGATCTTATCCAGGTTTAATATCCAAACATTCCCCTCAATTTCGAAATTCTCAGCCTGTGCCGCTGGTGCAATATCACGCAGTTTGTAGAGAATTTTACTCAAAACAGCTCCTTCAACTCGTCTAGGTCGCCTTGAATTTGCTTTTCAAGCAAAATAAGTTGCTCTAGCAAATAGCGGGGATTATTGACTTTCGCGATTTCAATTTTTTTTCGAATGTATCTATTAATAGATAAGTCGAAATTTTCCGATTTTATCTCACTAGCAGGAACTTCAAACGCTTTCGCAGAGCGATCGGAAATATCAATCAGTCCTTCACACCACTGCCGATACTTCACCAACACATCCAGCAAATCACCCTTTCCATCCCCAATAGGCGTACGCTTATCATCCAACGTAAACCCATCCGACTGCACATCATAGAAAAACACGTTTTCCGTCTTGCCACCCTTGGCAAAAATGATGATCGCCGTCGAAACCCCCGCATAAGGCTTGAAAACCCCCGAAGGCAACGAAATCACCGCCTCCAACTGGTTCTGCTCAATCAAATGCTGCCGCAACTGAACATGCGCCTTGCTCGAACCAAACAACACCCCATCCGGCACAATCGTCGCACTGCGACCCCCCACCTTCAACATCCGCAAAATCAACGCAATAAACAATAACTCCGTCTTTTTCGTTTTAACCGTGCGCAACAAATCCGGCGCCACATCCTGTTCGTCCAAACTCCCCTTGAACGGCGGATTCGCCAAAATCAAATCAAACGCCCCCTTAGACCCCTTCGGATGACGCTCCTCAAAACTCTGGCTCAGCGTATCCTGATAATGCACGTCCGGCTCTGCCACCCCATGCATCACCAAATTCATGCTGGCAATGCGCAACATCGTGGCATCAAAATCATAGGCGTGGAACATGTCTGTATCCACATGCGAGCGGTGCCCCTGCTGAACCAGCAAATCCCCGCTGTACGTCACATGCGTTTCACCCTCCACTACTTCCTCATGCCGGCCCGCTTCGCTGGAATGCTCACGCAACAAATACTCGTAAGCTTCCACCAAAAAACCCGCCGTCCCGCAGGATGGATCGCAAATCCGATCCGTCGGCTGCGGCTGCATCAATTCGACCATCAACCGAATGATGTGCCGGGGTGTGCGAAACTGGCCATTGATGCCCGCCGTGGTCAGCTTGCTCAATAAATACTCGTACAAATCCCCCTTTGTATCCCCCTTCTCCAGCGGCAATTCTTGCACCGCCGCCACCGCCTTGGATAATAACGTTCCCTTCTGAATCATCAGTTGCGCATCCTTCATGAAGGACGCAAACAAACTGCCCGCCCCCGTGCTGCGCTCCGCCAGACGGCGAAAATGCGGAAATACCCGATCCCGCACATGCGGCAACATCATCTCGCCGCCATAGTGGCGCCATGTTTCCCAGCGGCAGTCCTGATCTTCCACTTCAAAACGCCGGTTGAACACCTGGCCCGTGATCGAGGCCCGTTTCTCATCCTTGCGCTCCTGCATATCCAACAGGCGGCTGTACATCAAAAACGTGATCTGCTCGATCACCGTTAACGGGTTGGTGATGCCCCCCGTCCAAAAATCCGTCCAAAGGCTGTCGATGCGGCTCTTGAGTGGGCCAGTGATCATGGGTGTCAAACTTTCTTGCAAATAAGTCAGTGAGCGGCGGGCGGTTGCAGCGGTTCGCCAAAGCTGCGCACCATGGCCACCACCTCATCCAGTTGGGTGGCATCCGTGAACACACCGCCCAACCCTTCCGCATGCACCGTGTTAAACGGCGCCTCAAACAATTGCGCCACCGAAATGGCCCCGAATTGGCGAATGTGATCCTTCAGCATCGCCAAGAATCGCAATTGTTGACTGGTGAGTGCGTGCGCTTGCGCGAAAGTTGCAAACCGCGCTTCTACCGCCTCATGCTCCAACCCCACAATCGCCCGCAAAATGCGGCTCAGTGGTACCGCCGTGTCCGGGTAAAACTCGCGCAAGGTGGTCAAATTCACATCCGGGTTGCGGGTGTGCAGCAGGCTGTTCAGCCGATCCAACTCCTCCGGCTGTATCGACTCGCCATGGCGCACTTTGCGCAGCACCGAATCCGTCTCGAACAAAGGCTCCAGCGCCGCTTGCACCGCCTTGCGGTAAATGGCGAAATCCAGCGATTGGATGTTCGTCGGGCGCTCGGCCACCTGGTAATCGGCTTCGGTCTCGTGGATGTCCAGCATCGGCGTGGGGGCCGGCGGGGGCAGAACAGGGGCTTCTGCCAGCCCCACAACGTCCCGTAACGCCTCTCGCAGCGTGTCCAATTGGGCGTAAGTGGGCGCCTCCCAGAATGCATCGGAGCGCAGTTTGCTCAACTCCTTGGCCTTGGCCCGCACGGGATTGAGGTGCGGCGGCAAGCGCCCCAGCCATTCAAGAACCGCCTCTTTCTGCGAGTTCGGTTGGCCCGGTTTGACCAGCGCCTCAGCCTGAGCTTTGGCCATCAACACATCCCAGCGCAGCGCCTCGCCTTGGCCACGCACATCCAGAGCGTTCATCAGCGGCGCCACGGTGTCCGTCAACAATTGGCGCGTCACCGGTGCGAACTGGCGAACGCGCTGGAGATCGCGTGCTTGCTCCACCGCCCGCCAGTTCTCGCGCACCGTCACAGCCCCATCGGGCAGGGCCGCCGCATCCTGTTGAATCTGCTGCGCCAGCCGATCCAACGCTGCCGTGTCGGCGTGCTTGAGCGCCAAGCTCGCCAAATGAAGACGGGCCTCATAGCGCCGTTGGGTCAGCGATTTGGGCACCGCAGGCTCAACTTCGGTGGTCGGAACCTCGTGAAACGCGAAATTGCCCCAGTGATCAAAAATCAAAAATTCGCTCTTGTCTCGGCCCGGCCCAAATAGGTTTTGGCACAGGCGCGTGCCTCGGCCAATCATTTGCCAGAATTTCACCTTGCTCTTGACCGGCTTGGCAAACACCAGATTCACCACTTCGGGCACGTCGATACCGGTGTCCAACATGTCCACCGAAATGGCGATGCACAGTTCGCCGTGTGGCATCTTGAACTGGTCGATCAAATCCTCGGCGCGGGGCTCCTCGGAGTGGATCACGCGGCAAAACTTGCCGGCAAACTGCGGATACATCTCATCAAAAAGCTCGGCCAGCAAGCGGGCGTGGCGGATGTTGCGGGCAAACACAATGCTCTTGCCGGGCAGTTGCCCGTCGGCATCGCGCAGGCCGTTGTCCATCAAGTTGCGCAGGATGATGCGGTTGGTGCCCTTGTTGAACACCGCAGCATCAATCTCTTGAGCGTCGAAATCCAGCGTGTTTGGGTCGATGCCCTGGTCTTCCAGCTCCGCCACCTGTTCATCCGTCAGATGGGCCGCCTTGATGCCCTCGCGCAAAAACTTGGTGGTGTGCGCCACCACGCGGAACGGCACCAGATGGCGATCCGCAATCGCCTGCTCCAGCGGATAGTTGGCCGTGGGTAGTTTGTAATCACAGCCGAACAAACGGCAGGTGCTGCGGCTGACCATCTCCACTGGCGTGGCCGTCAACCCGACTTGGAGGGCGTCAAAGTACTTGAACAAGTCTCCGTAGAGGTTGTAAATCGAGCGGTGAGATTCGTCCGCGATGATCAAGTCAAAAAATCCCACATCGAACGACTCATAGTCGTTGATCAGCCCCTGGTAGATACCGATGTAGATGCGAGCGTCCAGTTTGCCGACGTCATTGGCTTGACCGATGACGTAAATAGGCTCCTGCACAAAATCATTGAACGCATGTTTGGCCTGCTTGCGCAGCTCCTTGCGGTCGCACAAGAACAGCACGCGCTTAACCCAGCGGGCGTCGATCAGCAGTTTGGCCAGGGCGATGGCCACCCGCGTTTTGCCCGTGCCCGTGGCCTGCACCACCAAGGCACGGCGGTGGCTTTGGGAGAAGCGTTCGGCCACGCGGGTGATGCTCTCGATTTGGTAGAGCCGCCCGGCCACGTTGCCATCGGGGCGAACGTCTCTCAGCAAATCGCGTTTTTGGCGCCGTTGAAAACCGACGCGGTATTGCAAGGTGTCCTTCGAGAAAAACCCGAATACTTGCCGAGGGGGGTACTTGCCCGCGTCGTCCCACACCCAAATGTCGTGCCCATTGGTATAAAAAATCATGGGCCGCTGGCCGTGGACTTTTTCCAGCGCGTCGGCGTACAGCTTGGCTTGTTGTTGGCCGGCGCGGGCGTCGGCGTGGGCTTTCTTCGCTTCGATCACGGCCAGGGGTTTGCCGTTGTCGTCCCATAGCACGTAATCGCAATAGCCCTTGCCACTGGCGCTGGGTTGGTGGGGCACTTCCACTTCTTGACCCACGGATTCGCTGCTGCCAGTGCCTGCGGGTACATGCCACCCGGCCATGCGCAAATCCCGGTCGATCAACCACTTGCGGGTGTGATCTTCGCTGAAGCGCAGTTGCTGGGCCGTTTGGGTCGAAACCTGGGTGGCTTGCGCCAGCGGCATGGGGGCGGCCCTGGTGGGTGAAGTCCCGGCCTGGTCGGCGGCGCGCAGCTCGGCCAGTTCCAGCAAGGCTTGCTTGAGGCGCTCCTCCTTGAGCTGGTTTTCTTCGGCCAGGGCCTTGGCCTTGCGTTTGATGGCTGCCTTGCTGTCAATGCCCTCAACAGGTGGAGGCTTGAATTCCCCAAAGTCGCTGACT encodes the following:
- a CDS encoding restriction endonuclease subunit S, coding for MSKILYKLRDIAPAAQAENFEIEGNVWILNLDKIEPNTGVLLSKDFVSIAEIGNSTNRFDDGNVLYSKLRPYLNKVYLPDSPGFCTSELVPMRPNQNIVTREYLAAYLKSPYFLQWVSQQVDGAKMPRVSMRILWEHEVALPSLIEQRRITAVLSKADSLRSKRQEAMRLADEFLRAAYVEIFGDPVENPYQWPSLELSELVESTKLGLVRSAEEFGWNLPTPYLRMDAISNDGKILHKKIQGTNASPEEIAQFELRRGDLLFNTRNSRELVGKTAIWDGGDGVIFNNNIMRLRLNSMIAPEVIAMQFQLPLLKQELETRKSGTTSVFAVYYKDLKTLPIQIPSKDRQQKYVQVTKKVARYMAKMQEMASNAEQLTQSLSHKFFG
- a CDS encoding type I restriction-modification system subunit M, yielding MITGPLKSRIDSLWTDFWTGGITNPLTVIEQITFLMYSRLLDMQERKDEKRASITGQVFNRRFEVEDQDCRWETWRHYGGEMMLPHVRDRVFPHFRRLAERSTGAGSLFASFMKDAQLMIQKGTLLSKAVAAVQELPLEKGDTKGDLYEYLLSKLTTAGINGQFRTPRHIIRLMVELMQPQPTDRICDPSCGTAGFLVEAYEYLLREHSSEAGRHEEVVEGETHVTYSGDLLVQQGHRSHVDTDMFHAYDFDATMLRIASMNLVMHGVAEPDVHYQDTLSQSFEERHPKGSKGAFDLILANPPFKGSLDEQDVAPDLLRTVKTKKTELLFIALILRMLKVGGRSATIVPDGVLFGSSKAHVQLRQHLIEQNQLEAVISLPSGVFKPYAGVSTAIIIFAKGGKTENVFFYDVQSDGFTLDDKRTPIGDGKGDLLDVLVKYRQWCEGLIDISDRSAKAFEVPASEIKSENFDLSINRYIRKKIEIAKVNNPRYLLEQLILLEKQIQGDLDELKELF
- a CDS encoding DEAD/DEAH box helicase family protein codes for the protein MQDLRSLNFEPLRAAYPELANMGGYAEHYAYSDPASALVKLRSFAERLVDRLYNQFRLERAPQSTLVDLLDNASFAPIAQPLVLEKLHLLRRLGNRGAHGEDVESSDAVRCVQEAWQLARWLHVSFLGGKVSDFGEFKPPPVEGIDSKAAIKRKAKALAEENQLKEERLKQALLELAELRAADQAGTSPTRAAPMPLAQATQVSTQTAQQLRFSEDHTRKWLIDRDLRMAGWHVPAGTGSSESVGQEVEVPHQPSASGKGYCDYVLWDDNGKPLAVIEAKKAHADARAGQQQAKLYADALEKVHGQRPMIFYTNGHDIWVWDDAGKYPPRQVFGFFSKDTLQYRVGFQRRQKRDLLRDVRPDGNVAGRLYQIESITRVAERFSQSHRRALVVQATGTGKTRVAIALAKLLIDARWVKRVLFLCDRKELRKQAKHAFNDFVQEPIYVIGQANDVGKLDARIYIGIYQGLINDYESFDVGFFDLIIADESHRSIYNLYGDLFKYFDALQVGLTATPVEMVSRSTCRLFGCDYKLPTANYPLEQAIADRHLVPFRVVAHTTKFLREGIKAAHLTDEQVAELEDQGIDPNTLDFDAQEIDAAVFNKGTNRIILRNLMDNGLRDADGQLPGKSIVFARNIRHARLLAELFDEMYPQFAGKFCRVIHSEEPRAEDLIDQFKMPHGELCIAISVDMLDTGIDVPEVVNLVFAKPVKSKVKFWQMIGRGTRLCQNLFGPGRDKSEFLIFDHWGNFAFHEVPTTEVEPAVPKSLTQRRYEARLHLASLALKHADTAALDRLAQQIQQDAAALPDGAVTVRENWRAVEQARDLQRVRQFAPVTRQLLTDTVAPLMNALDVRGQGEALRWDVLMAKAQAEALVKPGQPNSQKEAVLEWLGRLPPHLNPVRAKAKELSKLRSDAFWEAPTYAQLDTLREALRDVVGLAEAPVLPPPAPTPMLDIHETEADYQVAERPTNIQSLDFAIYRKAVQAALEPLFETDSVLRKVRHGESIQPEELDRLNSLLHTRNPDVNLTTLREFYPDTAVPLSRILRAIVGLEHEAVEARFATFAQAHALTSQQLRFLAMLKDHIRQFGAISVAQLFEAPFNTVHAEGLGGVFTDATQLDEVVAMVRSFGEPLQPPAAH